A genomic region of Streptosporangium lutulentum contains the following coding sequences:
- a CDS encoding MarR family winged helix-turn-helix transcriptional regulator codes for MKDAEEFRYLILAVQREGNRMLAAALRPLGLTPSQGEVVSVLDDRGALTLSGLGELLVCESGANPSRLVDRLVTAGLVERTTSASDRRHVTLTLTETGRQLAERVRTVQDGLNDALEEMLAGQPVAPTLSTLRTVAGHFPAGETVRRRKEVSRSSA; via the coding sequence AGTTCCGCTACCTGATCCTGGCGGTGCAGCGAGAGGGCAACCGCATGCTCGCCGCCGCGCTCCGCCCGCTCGGTCTCACGCCGTCCCAGGGAGAGGTGGTGAGCGTCCTCGACGACCGTGGAGCCCTCACCCTCTCCGGACTCGGTGAGCTGCTGGTGTGCGAGTCGGGGGCGAACCCGAGCAGGCTGGTCGACCGGCTCGTGACCGCGGGGCTCGTCGAGCGGACGACCAGCGCGAGCGACAGGCGGCACGTCACCCTGACACTCACGGAAACCGGCAGGCAGCTGGCCGAGCGCGTCCGGACGGTCCAGGACGGGCTGAACGACGCGCTTGAGGAAATGCTCGCAGGGCAGCCGGTCGCACCTACGCTGAGCACGCTCCGAACCGTGGCCGGCCACTTCCCCGCCGGTGAGACGGTACGGCGACGCAAAGAAGTCTCCCGTTCCTCAGCGTGA